A segment of the Halostella salina genome:
TCCACGTCCGGCGACACCTCGACAAAGTACTCCACGTCGTCGGACGGGTCGAGTTCGTCGTCCAGCGCCTCGGGCGGGACCTCGACGACGAGTTCCACGGGCGGCGGCTCCCGGAGCCGGTCGGACATGTTCGACGACATGGACGAACTCGCACAGGACTACGACGACCGGATCCGGAACGCCCGCGAGGACCGCGGGCTCTCCCAGGCCGACCTCGCGAACGAGCTAAACGAGAAGGCCAGCCTCATCCGGAAGCTCGAACGCGGCGAGACGCTCCCCAGCGACGACGTGCAGGCCGCGCTTGAAGGCCACCTCGACATCGACCTGAGCGGGAGCGGCGGCGGCGAGGACACCGAATGGGAGGGCGGCTCCTCGACCGGCGAGTACACGCTCGGCGACGTGGTAAAGCGGAAGGACTGACCGGCCGACTCGCGCGACGCCTGCCGTTCTCGCAACCTATTTGTCCCGCGGCCGCCGGGGTACTGGTATGTTCGTTCTCGTCAACCTGAAGGCGTACCCGTGTGACCCCGTCGCCGTCGCGGAGGCCGCGGCGGAGGTAAACGACGACACCGACGCGGAGATCGTCATCGCGCCGCAGGCCGCCCACCTGCCGGCGGTGGCCGATACCGGCGTCGAAACGTGGGCACAGCACGTCAGTCCCGTCGAACACGGCAGCCACACCGGGAGCACGCTCGCGGAGGCGGCCGCCGACGCCGGCGCGACCGGCACGCTGCTCAACCACTCGGAGAACCGGCTGAAACTCGCCGACATCGACGGCTCGCTCGACGCGGCCGGGCGCGTCGGCTTCGACACCTGCGTCTGTGCGAACAACGCCGAGCAGATCGCCGCCGCGGCCGCGCTCGGCCCGGACAGCGTCGCGGTCGAACCGCCGGAGCTGATCGGCACCGGCACGCCGGTCAGCAAGGCCGACCCCGACATCGTGCGCGACGCCGTCGATGCGGCGGCCGCGGTCGACGAGAGCGTCGACGTGTACTGCGGCGCGGGGATCAGCACCGGCGAGGACCTCGTCGCCGCCCGCGACCTGGGTGCCGACGGCGTCCTGCTGGCAAGCGGCGTCGCGAAGGCCGACGACCCGGCCGCCGCGCTTGCCGACCTCGTCGCCCCGCTGTAGCGCCGACTGCGGAGCCGTCGGCTACTCCTTCAGCAACACCATCGCGTGGCCGTCGTCGAGAGTGACGGGACCGCCGTCGGCGTCGTCGCGGTCCGCAACGGCGCGGCGGGCGACGTCGTTGTGGACCGACAGCACCCCCTCGAACTCGTCGTCGGTCATGTCGTGGTGGTCGGCGAACTGCCGCCAGATTCGTCGCGGCAGCGCGAGGTAGTACGCTGCTTCGTCGGCGAAGACGAGCGGGTCGTCGCGCAGCGACGTCCGCCACTCGTAGACGAGTCCGTCGACCCCGGGCAGGTCACGCATGCCTTGCTGGTGCGTTTCGAGGAGCGTCCGGAGGCGGTCCGGGCCGATGCCCGCGTCGGCCGCAGCGCTCTCGACCGCTCCGTCCGCGAACAATGCGGCGCTGTCGCTCATGGAGATCCCTGTGCGCTCGACGAACTCGTATCGTTCGCTTCGGCGGGTGGCCTATGAGACCGCCGCCGACTCCGAGTCCGTTTCGAGGTACTGCTCCTCCCACTCGCGGCGGGCCTCGATCTCGCGTTTCCCCCGCTGGGTGAGCGCGTAGTAGTTGGTCCGTCGGTCGAGCTCCCCCTTCTCGACGAGTCCCTTGTCGACGAGGGTGTCGAGGTTCGGGTACAGCCGACCGTGGTGTATCTCCGTCTCGTAGTACTTCTCGAGTTCGTCCTTGATAGCGAGTCCGTGCGGGTCGTCGAGACCGGCGATGACCGTCAGCAGGTCCCGCTGGAACCCTGTTAGATCGTGCATCGTTCCCCCCACCGTACTGTAATATCACGTTCGGCATAAACGTATGGGGGTAGCCTGCATTCCACACCCGAGCACGGACGGCAGTTGGGGAGGGTTTAAGCCTCGACCGGCGCAGTGGTAGCGTATGAGCGACGAGCGAGTGTTCGTCTCGCACGCGCCGGGGGACAGGGGGCTCGTCGAGGGGGTGTTTCGCTCGGTCCGAAACCTCCCGCTCCACGTCCACATCGCCGGCGAGGAGGTCGACGACGGCCGCGACCGGACCGGGCTGCGCGGCCGGATCGACGAGAGCGACGCGGCCGTGGCGATGCTAACCGAGGATGGCGCGACGAACCAGTGGGTGAACCGCGAGGTCGGCTACGCAGTGGCGCGCGACGTTCCGGTGGTGCCGGTCGCCCCCCGGACGGAGCTCATCGGCGGCTATCTGGAGGACCGGCCGCCGGTGGAACTCCACGACGAAGCGATCCACCGCACGGTGTTCGAAGTGTTCTCGGCGCTCCGACGGGAGCTGACGCCGCTTGGCGGCCTCGACACGCCGAAGTGGTACCTCCCCTTCCGCTGTACGACGGACGGCTGCTCGGAGCCCGTGACCCTGAAGATCGACCGCGACCAGTCGGACCTCTGGCGGCTGCACGACCACGGCCGGACGATCCACGCCGACTGCGAGGCGTGTGCGACCCGCTACCACTTCGAGCCGGCGACGCTCGGACTCATCCGCCGCGAAGAGACAGGGTCCGAGTAACCGCGGGCGAGGTCACTCGGCGAGCCGGTCGTATGCGCGTTTGACCGCCTTGAACTCCGACCGGTCGCCGTCGGTGCGGTCGGGATGGGCCTCCTTGACCTTCTCCAGGTACGCGTCCCGGATCGTCTCCTGATCGGCCTCCCCGTCGACCTCCAGCGTGGCGTAGGCCTCGGACCGCCGCATGCGGACGGCCTTGACGACCCCTTCCTCCAGCCCTTCCTCCTTGCACTCCGGGCAGAACGACTGCGTCCGGCCGTCGACCGTCTCGACCCGG
Coding sequences within it:
- a CDS encoding multiprotein bridging factor aMBF1; amino-acid sequence: MVQCEMCGAETSSPKKVKVEGAELDVCSDCADFGTEVKTQSTSGDTSTKYSTSSDGSSSSSSASGGTSTTSSTGGGSRSRSDMFDDMDELAQDYDDRIRNAREDRGLSQADLANELNEKASLIRKLERGETLPSDDVQAALEGHLDIDLSGSGGGEDTEWEGGSSTGEYTLGDVVKRKD
- the tpiA gene encoding triose-phosphate isomerase; this encodes MFVLVNLKAYPCDPVAVAEAAAEVNDDTDAEIVIAPQAAHLPAVADTGVETWAQHVSPVEHGSHTGSTLAEAAADAGATGTLLNHSENRLKLADIDGSLDAAGRVGFDTCVCANNAEQIAAAAALGPDSVAVEPPELIGTGTPVSKADPDIVRDAVDAAAAVDESVDVYCGAGISTGEDLVAARDLGADGVLLASGVAKADDPAAALADLVAPL
- a CDS encoding PadR family transcriptional regulator; the encoded protein is MHDLTGFQRDLLTVIAGLDDPHGLAIKDELEKYYETEIHHGRLYPNLDTLVDKGLVEKGELDRRTNYYALTQRGKREIEARREWEEQYLETDSESAAVS
- a CDS encoding toll/interleukin-1 receptor domain-containing protein, which encodes MSDERVFVSHAPGDRGLVEGVFRSVRNLPLHVHIAGEEVDDGRDRTGLRGRIDESDAAVAMLTEDGATNQWVNREVGYAVARDVPVVPVAPRTELIGGYLEDRPPVELHDEAIHRTVFEVFSALRRELTPLGGLDTPKWYLPFRCTTDGCSEPVTLKIDRDQSDLWRLHDHGRTIHADCEACATRYHFEPATLGLIRREETGSE